From the Cytophagales bacterium genome, the window AATAGATATGGCTTTCCAACTTCCTTTTTCCTGGATCGAAATATTACCCTGGGTAGCCAGTACTTTAAATAGTTCACCTGATCCTGTGAAAGATTTGTAATTTTGGCTTTTTCCATAAACTATTGTTATGGACAATGCCAATAAAACCGGTAATAAAATTTTTCTTGTTTTCATGATTAATAAGTGTTTTAAATTTTAAAAGTACCATATTTACAATTAATATTTTATTCGAACTTATAATATTCCCCCAAGCCTATCCTGTTTAAAAACATACTGTAAGCCAGTTTATATTCATAAACTTCAGGTTCCAGCTTAATAGCTTCTTCATAAGCGCTTATTGCATCAAGAAACAACTTATTTTGCTCATAGAAAGAAGCCATAATTATTTTATTAATTGCTGTTTCCTGTTTTAGCTCTCTTTTTAATGTGCGTAAAGTATTTTCAAGCGAAGAAGCTTTTTCATTATTTATATGGTTCAACGCGTATTGACCGGACTTAATTTTAGGATTCTCTTTAACAGAAACAGTTAAAATATGAAGATGTTCTTCGGTGCCCAAATTGTTTAAATCTATCTTTAATACAGTACCTGATGTTACCTGTGAAAATACCGTTTCTTCAAACCTGTTGGTGATTTTCACAACGTAAGCTTTTGCATTTTCCGTTCCAATCCACCTTAAAGTAATTGTAGAATTTAATACCTCGGTTTCATTTGGAGCAAGTAATTTAATTGCGGCAGCTCCTGTTGATCTTTCCACTGCCCCGGTTACAGCCATGTATTTGTAATGGCCTTTATTCAAATCTTTATCATCCGATTTAGCCAACTCACCTACTACATAGCTGGCATATTTATGGGCAAGCCCGCTGTTAGTCGTGGTTAGTTTTTCTGCTAATTGATTAACATTATATGCCCCTGGCTTTTTTAGCTCAATAGTACTGCCCTTGGTATGGATAAGGCCTACATAGCTGTTTTCACCAAGTTTGAGCTTATCTCCCTCATGCACCTTATTAGAGGTATAGACAGGCGACCACTTATTATTACAGAATATCGTAACATCACCCCTTGATGCTAACACTCTGAAAATATCTTTTTGATCTTGCGCATATACCGCAACGAAAACAAAAGATACTATAACCGGAAGTAAAATTTTGATCGTTTTCATAATGGTTAAAAATTTTATTGATTAAATCGTAAAATTAGAACATTAAAAAATAAAATGCAAATAAATTTAATTATTTTTTTTCTGTAAATAATACAAAAAATACTTTTTTTTAGAACCTTATTACGTTTTTTTTAGAATAATGTTTCTTAATGAATATAGATAATTAAACTCAGCCTCACCTGGGTGTGACTACAAAGATACAAATATTACATTTCAATATAACAAATTTTACAGGTATTTTTTATAAAAACTTTCTTTTTACACTGATTGCTATGTTTTTAAACACACTATAATAAACTTCAAGCAAATTACTCATAAGCAAAAACACAACGATTAAAAACGTTACGTTAACTTTAATTGCAAGGTAATAAAATAGAAATAAAGAACAAAAAAAGATTACAACTGTTTCAATTATTCCTATCAAAAAAGTTATTCCATCATACCATTTCCTGTGAATTTTATATATATATGAGAAAAATGCAACGTTAAAAAAACATAAAATTATTGATAATATCATACTCAATGTATCTTTTTTTTCTATAAAATCACCATTTAGTATCATTGAAACAATGTTTGCATGAATAACTACTCCATACATATCAGGATATGACCTGCCAACAAATTCAGGATTTAGTGGCGTAAACAACTTATCATGCCATGATGTATCACTAAAATTCTTTCCCATGAAGCCCATTAATACTATTTTATCCTTTACAAAAGACAGGTCTTGATTCGTATCAAATATTTGTAACACGTCTAATTTGTAAAATTCCTTATTGCCTCTGTAGTTGATTACTTCAAGGGCATTTTCTCTTGAAAGAAGTTTGTCAACTGCCTTGGGGTTATATTTTTGTGCTATTTTTACAGCAAAATGCAACTCACTCCTATCCTTCAAATTTTGTATTGGTCTAAACACTCTGGATGTTTCCAATCTATGGGGCACTAAATTTGCAAATCCAGTTGTTGCATACT encodes:
- a CDS encoding CHASE2 domain-containing protein, translating into MKSIFNLDNLFATVFIIACLYLVSFIKLPEFLEPIEATFENLDITDIAFSKFRELPGDTNIVIVNMGLIPRQGIAEQIKIINQYKPKVIAIDAFFRNEKEFEVDAPLQDAFSEAENLVLVSKVWNYNDETGYWDTLETSHSKFSQYATTGFANLVPHRLETSRVFRPIQNLKDRSELHFAVKIAQKYNPKAVDKLLSRENALEVINYRGNKEFYKLDVLQIFDTNQDLSFVKDKIVLMGFMGKNFSDTSWHDKLFTPLNPEFVGRSYPDMYGVVIHANIVSMILNGDFIEKKDTLSMILSIILCFFNVAFFSYIYKIHRKWYDGITFLIGIIETVVIFFCSLFLFYYLAIKVNVTFLIVVFLLMSNLLEVYYSVFKNIAISVKRKFL